A region of Haloplanus sp. XH21 DNA encodes the following proteins:
- a CDS encoding Eco57I restriction-modification methylase domain-containing protein, giving the protein MSDASLRDLHQAITAIHDEIRQEGSEFDFRYSLVDHLFTDALDWSRTEGEGHINFEDDRKDLLFYDDSEPPFPVIVCETKRPSHNLDLDDVEQLETYMNGVGSAKYGILTNGHDLRLYEYISEDSTISSIGGFDVDTVATADFENLSTGQQNALNQLEHLHRSRYVDFDDAEYFRETHQEVPVQYQPGTDDEGYELFLDAIKDSLDELTSVLKEFFEDYRNREDDSYPKEFLESTFPDWKEWREYTGRSDNAKEVFCRETAYIILNRSLFARIAEDKEIVDHTRLSSRGMADELERDKARPYLDALVDTYDRIDDHYPDLYELGIFDWWWVAKDKRGQFSKTERRKQRDLEDDLNYSLRQVLKRLNRFNFEYVNRDILGHVYEDYLPKQERKELGEYYTPLEVVQFMLDSIDYRPNEGIGRKKVLDPACGSGTFLTEVTERLIQHFLRKFNKTSVHGLDADEARTILERIEENVYGIDINPFAAHITQINLLFRTIDLYDKVTEKDPYYTMDGFEVHVADTLTPTLREQKSGSSDANTMQSGLEQFADYNGRAKAFIEDRNAVDRIKDDVEFDVVVANPPYVRIQNLSGMKETYSTHYASAIKNFDIYVPFIERGVDWLTDDGKLAYICPDRLVMADYAKEIRDQLVEEPITNLIDFKEADIFDVPTPYPCIFTIDREGTVEDNSVRCARFSDKNDDVLEDIRHLDRWRTPENAEDYELFEYSQSQLAKDNEGTPAIWKPMPADEREVFDKIERAADLRLNDVSKDIFVGMQTSADSVYIGTVREAEEEGIVEFKPGGSDEFRKIEKGILRRVLKGDEIHRWKFDWQNLWVVFPYEIHGEEAELLPKETLRDEFPLAWKFFSDHEDRLKERDGGSWRNVEQWWAFGRKQNIEKFESDKIMLGVLRQEPSFVPDTDGTYYFVGGGTAGGYGLRLRDEYAPAASDTLYFGGLLNSRVTEFYHKHISFIFNSKFYSYGKTFLEPLPVVLPKDEERISTLAKDIRNTIEAITELQVKIEDIFNYLPSYEREWTILNLAKSVDLSDDDYRQDPIRTNDKMEVNSERIYQVVMKRGHTINFGDEQVRDFVFKLLKAQDKRLGRPEVMNMAVPTKEDVLALMTEYESDEERIGRLEEEAENLQSELDEAVLQDVYDLNEQDVSVLNDFLETW; this is encoded by the coding sequence ATGTCCGATGCGTCCCTCCGTGACCTTCATCAAGCAATTACAGCGATCCACGACGAGATTCGTCAAGAGGGAAGCGAATTCGACTTCCGATATTCGCTGGTAGATCACCTGTTTACCGACGCGCTGGATTGGTCTCGGACAGAAGGCGAGGGACACATCAACTTCGAGGACGACCGAAAAGACCTGCTGTTCTACGACGACAGCGAACCGCCATTCCCTGTCATCGTTTGCGAGACGAAACGCCCCTCCCACAACCTCGACCTCGATGACGTAGAACAGTTAGAGACGTACATGAACGGCGTCGGAAGCGCGAAATACGGAATTCTCACAAACGGACACGACCTCCGACTCTACGAGTACATCTCCGAAGACAGCACGATTAGCAGTATCGGCGGGTTCGACGTAGATACAGTAGCAACGGCTGACTTCGAGAACCTATCTACGGGACAGCAAAACGCCCTCAACCAACTCGAACACCTCCATCGCAGTCGGTACGTGGACTTCGATGACGCCGAGTACTTCCGTGAGACGCACCAAGAGGTGCCCGTTCAGTACCAACCGGGCACAGATGACGAAGGGTACGAACTATTCTTGGATGCTATCAAGGACTCGCTTGACGAACTTACCAGCGTTCTCAAAGAATTCTTCGAGGATTACCGGAACCGCGAGGATGACTCATATCCGAAGGAATTCTTAGAATCCACGTTCCCCGATTGGAAAGAGTGGCGAGAGTACACCGGACGGAGCGACAATGCGAAAGAGGTGTTCTGTCGAGAAACCGCATACATCATCCTGAATCGATCGCTGTTTGCCCGAATTGCCGAAGACAAGGAAATCGTAGACCATACTCGGCTCTCCTCTCGGGGGATGGCAGATGAACTGGAACGTGACAAAGCTCGCCCGTATCTCGACGCACTCGTGGATACCTACGACCGCATTGACGACCACTATCCCGACCTCTACGAACTCGGTATCTTCGACTGGTGGTGGGTCGCCAAGGACAAGCGTGGGCAGTTCTCGAAAACTGAGAGGCGAAAACAGCGTGATCTCGAGGACGATCTTAACTACTCGCTGAGGCAAGTCCTCAAGCGACTCAACCGTTTCAACTTCGAGTACGTCAATCGGGATATTCTCGGTCACGTCTACGAGGACTACCTTCCAAAGCAGGAACGCAAGGAACTGGGGGAGTACTACACCCCGCTCGAAGTCGTACAGTTCATGCTCGATTCGATAGACTACCGTCCAAATGAAGGAATCGGACGGAAGAAGGTTCTTGACCCGGCCTGCGGGAGTGGAACTTTCCTCACGGAAGTCACCGAGCGCCTTATCCAGCATTTTCTTCGGAAGTTCAACAAGACTAGCGTCCATGGATTGGATGCCGATGAAGCTCGCACTATTCTCGAACGAATAGAAGAGAACGTCTATGGTATTGACATCAATCCCTTCGCGGCACACATTACGCAAATCAATCTGCTGTTCCGGACTATCGACCTCTACGACAAAGTCACCGAGAAAGACCCGTACTACACGATGGATGGGTTTGAGGTTCACGTTGCGGACACGCTCACACCGACCCTCCGAGAGCAGAAGTCGGGGAGTTCCGATGCGAATACGATGCAGTCGGGTCTTGAACAATTCGCGGACTACAACGGTCGTGCGAAAGCCTTCATTGAAGACCGAAACGCCGTAGACCGAATTAAGGACGATGTGGAGTTTGACGTAGTGGTAGCAAACCCGCCATACGTCCGGATCCAAAACCTTAGCGGTATGAAGGAAACCTATTCTACCCACTATGCGAGCGCCATCAAAAATTTCGACATTTATGTTCCGTTCATTGAGCGAGGGGTTGATTGGCTAACCGATGACGGGAAGCTGGCGTACATCTGTCCCGATCGGTTGGTAATGGCAGATTACGCCAAGGAAATTCGAGACCAGCTGGTTGAAGAGCCGATCACCAACCTAATTGATTTCAAGGAAGCAGATATCTTCGATGTTCCAACTCCCTATCCGTGTATCTTCACCATTGACCGGGAGGGAACGGTAGAAGACAACTCTGTTCGGTGTGCCCGGTTTTCCGACAAGAACGACGATGTCTTGGAAGATATCCGGCATCTAGATAGGTGGAGAACACCTGAAAATGCAGAAGACTATGAGTTATTTGAATACTCACAATCCCAGTTAGCCAAAGACAACGAAGGTACTCCGGCGATCTGGAAGCCGATGCCGGCGGACGAAAGGGAAGTCTTCGATAAAATAGAACGAGCGGCAGATTTGCGTCTGAATGATGTGTCGAAGGACATCTTTGTCGGAATGCAAACAAGCGCTGACAGCGTCTACATCGGGACAGTCCGGGAAGCCGAGGAGGAGGGTATTGTAGAGTTCAAACCCGGCGGATCAGATGAATTCAGAAAAATCGAGAAAGGGATTCTTCGACGAGTGCTGAAAGGTGATGAGATTCATCGATGGAAGTTTGATTGGCAGAATCTCTGGGTGGTATTCCCCTACGAAATTCATGGCGAAGAAGCTGAATTGCTACCAAAGGAGACCCTTCGGGATGAATTCCCTCTGGCATGGAAGTTCTTCTCAGACCACGAAGATAGGCTCAAAGAGCGAGACGGAGGTAGTTGGCGAAATGTAGAGCAATGGTGGGCCTTCGGTCGGAAACAGAATATTGAGAAATTCGAATCCGACAAAATCATGCTCGGTGTCCTCCGTCAAGAACCGTCGTTCGTCCCAGATACCGATGGGACCTATTATTTCGTCGGGGGCGGCACAGCGGGTGGGTACGGTCTTCGTCTACGTGATGAGTATGCACCAGCAGCTTCCGATACGCTGTATTTCGGAGGACTTCTGAACTCGCGTGTTACCGAATTCTATCATAAGCATATCAGCTTTATTTTCAACAGCAAGTTCTACTCGTATGGGAAGACGTTCTTGGAACCGCTCCCCGTTGTTCTTCCGAAAGATGAGGAGCGGATTTCAACGCTTGCGAAGGACATTCGGAACACCATAGAGGCGATAACAGAACTGCAGGTGAAGATAGAAGACATTTTCAACTATCTACCATCCTACGAGCGAGAGTGGACTATCCTTAACCTCGCTAAATCTGTTGACCTCTCGGATGACGACTACCGTCAAGATCCAATTCGGACTAACGATAAGATGGAGGTGAACTCTGAGAGAATCTATCAGGTCGTGATGAAGCGTGGGCACACGATAAACTTCGGAGACGAACAGGTTCGAGACTTCGTATTCAAGCTCCTCAAAGCGCAGGACAAGCGTCTCGGTCGTCCCGAGGTTATGAATATGGCAGTGCCTACAAAAGAAGATGTTCTGGCTCTGATGACCGAATATGAATCCGATGAAGAGCGTATTGGAAGACTTGAGGAGGAAGCCGAAAACTTGCAGTCAGAGTTGGATGAAGCGGTCTTGCAGGATGTGTATGATCTTAACGAACAAGATGTCTCTGTCCTAAATGACTTCTTAGAAACGTGGTGA